From the Silurus meridionalis isolate SWU-2019-XX chromosome 5, ASM1480568v1, whole genome shotgun sequence genome, one window contains:
- the LOC124386284 gene encoding zinc finger protein 551-like yields the protein MMIHIMSPLMASDASDDDMPLTPPSPGKTKKQQSSPESWPQEDLSSEAVNASDGKKSPTKQMDDQGRTYSYMSPISSDVEDIPEKPQTREYSKKQAKRHSTKRPHQEKSQIRGSTKKIKQCSDISPAESESDFEEASKNKRSQETKAKMSPKDSDQESGNCVTGKAWIRKQQNSKQSNSHVLTDSDSETSVKLRKTAPMSRKTKEKCIMFTEKVEQADCGLSDWDNSRVKSGSMSEDEETKDAAEHQLKNSTEKFQRRSNHEYADSASSDDKEDVEERPKKHRVKVPQKRKDRDLKLLLRKSEVLEKPTEGSPSKPRVKKKEGQSPHKAVPIECEICGRNIRCKAILERHMLSHTGEKPFECDVCGKHYTSSSNLRIHQLSHSGKMDYTCNLCGQKFTHLPYLKRHLLRHSGKKMHICEYCGKGFIQKYHLLRHILVHTRQMPHVCEKCGMSFNRTDYLKQHLRSIHLIASSTHKTKPEKLFKCETCGKSFASLTTLETHKRVHTAAKPYSCIVCLRHFKQSSHLYSHMFTHSSEKPHACNLCELKFSRKTYLQKHKEKMHSRDGMSQSS from the coding sequence CTCCCCTGATGGCTAGTGATGCTTCTGATGATGACAtgccactcactccaccctctCCAGGCAAGACGAAAAAGCAACAAAGCTCACCCGAATCCTGGCCCCAAGAAGACCTCAGTTCAGAAGCCGTCAATGCATCGGATGGAAAGAAGTCACCAACAAAGCAGATGGATGATCAAGGAAGAACATATAGCTATATGAGCCCGATCAGCAGCGATGTGGAAGACATTCCAGAAAAGCCTCAAACAAGAGAGTACAGTAAGAAACAGGCCAAGAGGCATTCCACGAAGAGACCACACCAAGAAAAGTCTCAAATAAGAGGAAgcactaaaaaaataaagcagtgtAGTGATATCAGTCCAGCTGAAAGTGAGTCTGATTTTGAAGAAGcatcaaaaaacaaaaggagTCAGGAAACAAAAGCGAAGATGTCACCAAAAGACTCAGACCAGGAGTCCGGAAATTGTGTCACTGGAAAGGCATGGATTAGAAAGCaacaaaacagtaaacagtCCAATAGCCATGTTTTAACAGACAGTGATTCTGAAACCTCTGTTAAGTTGAGAAAGACAGCACCTATGTCcagaaagacaaaagaaaagtgTATAATGTTTACAGAAAAGGTTGAGCAAGCAGACTGCGGTTTATCCGACTGGGACAACAGCAGAGTAAAGAGCGGAAGCATGTCTGAGGATGAAGAAACTAAAGATGCTGCAGAGCATCAActaaaaaacagtactgaaaaATTCCAAAGAAGAAGCAATCACGAATATGCAGATTCTGCATCCTCAGATGATAAAGAGGACGTGGAAGAGAGGCCAAAAAAGCATCGTGTCAAGGTACCTCAGAAGAGGAAGGATCGAGATTTAAAACTGTTACTTAGGAAGTCTGAGGTTCTGGAGAAACCTACTGAGGGGTCACCAAGTAAGCCTCGAgttaagaaaaaagaaggacAGAGCCCTCACAAAGCCGTTCCCATCGAGTGCGAAATATGCGGTCGCAACATCCGGTGCAAAGCCATTCTGGAGAGGCACATGCTCtcacacacaggagagaagccatTCGAATGCGATGTGTGCGGCAAGCACTACACCAGCAGCTCCAACCTGCGCATCCACCAGCTCAGCCACAGCGGGAAGATGGATTACACCTGCAATTTGTGTGGCCAGAAGTTCACTCACTTGCCATATCTGAAGAGACATCTTTTGAGACACTCGGGGAAAAAGATGCACATTTGCGAATACTGTGGCAAAGGCTTCATCCAAAAGTACCACCTTTTGCGCCACATACTGGTACACACGAGGCAAATGCCGCACGTCTGTGAAAAGTGTGGCATGAGCTTCAACCGGACAGACTACCTGAAGCAACATCTGCGCAGCATCCACCTGATCGCAAGCAGCACACACAAGAcaaagccggaaaaactattcaAGTGCGAGACATGCGGTAAATCCTTTGCCAGCCTCACTACCCTGGAAACACACAAACGAGTACACACAGCGGCCAAGCCATATTCGTGCATCGTATGTTTGCGCCACTTTAAACAATCGAGTCACCTGTATTCGCACATGTTCACGCACTCCAGCGAGAAGCCACATGCATGTAATCTCTGCGAGTTAAAGTTTTCTCGCAAAACCTACCTGcaaaagcacaaagaaaagaTGCATAGTAGAGACGGAATGTCCCAAAGTTCTTGA